A part of Liolophura sinensis isolate JHLJ2023 chromosome 1, CUHK_Ljap_v2, whole genome shotgun sequence genomic DNA contains:
- the LOC135476574 gene encoding sodium-independent sulfate anion transporter-like translates to MLRSYTMDGTGNIQGSMAHLECNQKIKAYVRNCFTVNTLKKKLPILTWLPKYSLYNLQCDFIAGLTVGLTVLPQGLAYAKIARLPPQYGLYSAFMGCVVYCFLGTSKDITIGPTAIMSLMTAAFAQSPVDGDPTYAIILTLMCGAVQFLMGILNLGIIVSFISYPVINAFTSAAAITIAFGQVKGILGLSNIPRDFLNCVYYTFAKIGQTNVWDLIMGLSCIVLLFFLKRFRNVNWGHDVQSPGICQKVSRKFIWLIGTGANAVVVVSSALVAAAVESQNLHGKITLTGDLKQGLPPFKAPNFSVHHGNVTSSTGQIFSSIGVGFAIVPLLGLVEAIAIGRAFARQNNYKINPTQELIAIGVANMMSCFVSSYPVTGSFSRTAVNSQSGVKTPAAGLFTAALVMVSLQVLTPLFYYIPKAALSAVIISAVLQMVDYKILPKLWRTQKWDLLPLFVTFISSLVIGIEYGILVGIGWSVVTLLYALARPKLIIDHYDVPVIHLSHGLNFPAVEYLEEQVTEILLSDKKVPAIILDCTHVYDVDYTAIQGFASLIADTNHNHVDILFTGMRGSVLDSVMLAEIPGFIYTATVDGARVLVNEGGRRRDNEVPVEEDDPTSKLLDENKPPRKAYT, encoded by the exons ATGCTGAGATCATACACTATGGATGGCACAGGTAACATTCAAGGCTCCATGGCTCACCTGGAGTGTAATCAGAAGATCAAAGCTTATGTAAGGAACTGTTTTACTGTCAACACACTGAAGAAAAAACTGCCAATCCTCACATGGCTTCCGAAATACAG CCTCTACAATCTACAGTGTGATTTTATTGCTGGTCTGACTGTTGGACTCACAGTATTACCACAGGGGTTAGCCTATGCAAAAATAGCACGTTTACCTCCCCAG TATGGGCTGTACTCAGCATTTATGGGCTGTGTGGTGTACTGTTTCCTGGGCACCTCCAAAGACATCACCATTGGTCCAACAGCCATCATGTCCTTGATGACAGCTGCTTTTGCCCAGTCACCCGTGGACGGAGACCCCACCTACGCCATTATCCTCACCCTCATGTGTGGGGCAGTCCAGTTCCTGATGGGCATTCTTAACTTAG GGATTATCGTCAGTTTTATATCATACCCAGTTATCAATGCCTTCACCTCTGCTGCAGCTATTACGATAGCCTTTGGTCAAGTCAAG ggTATCTTAGGATTATCCAACATTCCTAGAGATTTCTTAAATtgtgtttattacacatttgCCAAAATAGGTCAGACAAA TGTCTGGGACCTAATCATGGGATTATCTTgtattgtgttgttattttttctaaAG agatttCGAAATGTGAATTGGGGGCATGATGTGCAAAGCCCGGGAATTTGTCAGAAGGTGTCTCGTAAATTTATATGGTTAATAGGAACAG gtGCAAATGCTGTTGTGGTTGTGTCATCAGCTCTTGTGGCTGCTGCTGTTGAGAGTCAAAATCTCCATGGGAAGATTACTCTAACTGGAGATCTGAAGCAGGGCTTACCTCCCTTTAAAGCCCCAAACTTCAGCGTTCATCATGGTAATGTCACATCAAGTACAGGACAAATTTTCAGT TCTATTGGTGTTGGGTTTGCTATCGTCCCACTGTTAGGGTTAGTTGAAGCCATTGCTATAGGAAGAGCTTTTG CCAGGCAGAACAATTACAAGATAAATCCAACTCAGGAACTAATTGCTATTG GTGTTGCCAACATGATGAGCTGTTTTGTGTCATCTTACCCTGTGACGGGGAGTTTTTCAAG AACTGCTGTAAATTCACAAAGTGGAGTAAAGACACCAGCAGCTGGTTTATTTACAG CTGCTCTAGTTATGGTCTCCCTTCAAGTATTAACTCCCTTGTTTTACTACATACCAAAGGCTGCGCTGTCAGCTGTCATcatatcggcagttttacaGATGGTGGATTATAAAATACTACCCAAGCTGTGGAGAACCCAAA aaTGGGACCTCCTTCcattatttgttacatttatatcatcATTAGTAATTGGTATTGAG TATGGCATTCTGGTTGGAATTGGCTGGTCTGTGGTAACGCTCCTGTATGCTCTAGCAAGACCAAAACTCATT atAGACCATTATGATGTACCTGTGATACACTTGAGCCATGGGTTAAACTTCCCTGCTGTGGAGTATTTAGAAGAGCAAGTTACAGAAATTCTTTTGTCTG ATAAGAAAGTGCCTGCCATCATCCTGGATTGTACTCACGTGTATGATGTGGACTACACAGCAATACAG GGTTTTGCATCTCTGATAGCTGATACAAATCACAACCATGTGGATATATTGTTTACAGGCATGAGA GGCTCAGTGCTGGACAGTGTGATGTTGGCAGAAATCCCTGGCTTTATTTACACTGCTACAGTGGATGGTGCGCGGGTATTGGTTAATGAGGGCGG GCGTAGGAGAGATAATGAGGTTCCAGTAGAAGAGGATGACCCAACAAGTAAACTACTAGATGAGAACAAGCCACCACGAAAGGCTTATACATGA